One Esox lucius isolate fEsoLuc1 chromosome 1, fEsoLuc1.pri, whole genome shotgun sequence genomic region harbors:
- the LOC105027041 gene encoding olfactory receptor 52K2-like — protein MIEQFQGINISHSVFIFVGFPNIYEYRVLLFLMFFVTYIVIWLGNSLLVYVIRNVKSLHSPMYVLICCLAVVDIVVATVILPNMLLGFLLDWSDISLAGCLTQMFFTHFLSSVESTILLAMALDRYVAICFPLRYARVMNSAVLVKLLLFTVVRSGTIMSVLVALAGSLSYCGSNVIPHCYCDHMALVSLACDSTERSAAMGLAVIVCFVGIDICVIVLSYVKILTEVLRVAAGEERRKAFHTCGTHLIVMMCFYLVGTVTFLSYNLKIQILTDVHTFLGVLYIIFPASVNPIIYGVRTKEIRHRILNMFKTRVNMVQVVTVTM, from the coding sequence ATGATTGAACAATTTCAGGGAATTAATATTTCCCACAGTGTGTTCATCTTTGTGGGATTTCCAAACATCTACGAGTACAGAGTGCTGCTTTTCTTGATGTTTTTCGTGACTTACATTGTGATCTGGCTGGGAAACTCTTTGCTGGTATACGTGATTAGAAATGTCAAGAGTCTCCACAGCCCCATGTACGTGCTGATATGTTGCTTAGCTGTAGTGGACATAGTGGTAGCCACAGTTATCCTCCCCAACATGCTGCTCGGCTTCCTGTTGGACTGGAGTGACATCTCCCTCGCCGGCTGTTTGACTCAGATGTTCTTCACTCACTTCCTGTCGTCAGTGGAGTCCACCATCCTCCTGGCCATGGCTCTGGACCGCTACGTGGCCATCTGCTTCCCACTACGCTACGCTCGCGTCATGAACTCCGCCGTGTTGGTCAAACTGCTGCTGTTCACCGTGGTGAGGAGTGGCACCATCATGTCCGTCCTGGTGGCTTTGGCTGGTTCTTTGTCCTACTGTGGATCCAACGTGATCCCCCATTGCTACTGCGATCACATGGCCCTGGTCAGTCTAGCGTGTGACAGCACGGAGAGGAGCGCGGCTATGGGATTGGCGGTGATTGTCTGTTTTGTGGGAATTGACATTTGCGTCATTGTTTTGTCCTACGTAAAGATCTTGACTGAGGTACTGAGGGTCGCGGCAGGTGAAGAGAGGCGGAAGGCTTTCCATACTTGTGGCACTCACCTTATCGTGATGATGTGTTTCTATCTGGTGGGCACTGTCACATTTCTGTCATATAATCTTAAAATTCAAATTCTAACCGACGTCCACACTTTTCTAGGGGTGTTGTATATAATTTTCCCTGCTAGCGTCAATCCAATCATCTACGGTGTTCGGACAAAGGAGATAAGACACCGCATTTTGAACATGTTCAAAACAAGGGTTAACATGGTACAGGTCGTGACTGTCACCATGTGA
- the tmem97 gene encoding sigma intracellular receptor 2 has product MGILRVLEIIFFFYFASHIPITLLIDLQALLPTQVYPEQLKYLLRWYGSEFRDPMMLDPPAWFKSFILCEALLQTPFFPVAAYAFLKGGCRWIRIPAVVYSTHVATTLVPILAHILYHPFPTEPHPGPQTQKERWTLVAIYAPYLLVPVMLLLTMLFSPAYSPGAQGGKGPAKSKKIK; this is encoded by the exons ATGGGTATTCTTCGTGTACTagagattatatttttcttttattttgcttCTCACATTCCTATTACATTATTAATTGATCTTCAAGCATTGCTTCCCACACAGGTGTACCCAGAAcag CTAAAATATCTTTTGCGATGGTATGGGTCTGAGTTTAGAGATCCCATGATGTTGGACCCGCCCGCCTGGTTCAAATCTTTCATCCTCTGCGAGGCCCTGTTGCAAACCCCTTTCTTTCCCGTTGCGGCTTACGCCTTCCTCAAAG GAGGCTGCAGGTGGATCAGGATCCCAGCCGTTGTGTATTCCACCCACGTTGCCACCACCCTGGTCCCCATCCTGGCCCACATCCTCTACCATCCCTTCCCCACTGAGCCACACCCTGGTCCCCAGACCCAGAAGGAGCGATGGACCCTGGTGGCCATCTATGCTCCGTACCTCCTGGTTCCCGTGATGCTGCTGTTGACCATGCTCTTCAGTCCAGCGTACAGCCCCGGTGCACAGGGAGGGAAAGGTCCGGCGAAGTCGAAGAAGATTAAATAA